A window of the Oncorhynchus masou masou isolate Uvic2021 chromosome 13, UVic_Omas_1.1, whole genome shotgun sequence genome harbors these coding sequences:
- the LOC135551757 gene encoding diacylglycerol O-acyltransferase 1-like, whose translation MVDRNDRVPMMTGRTRRSTIGPTPVGGNSKQANGSKQSSAGEKTPSHPSHSNGKVKKEKQEHEPVRTPQERSTICERLSCHVLQESLLSSASGYSNYRGILNWCVVMLVLSNARLFLENLLKYGILVDPIQVVSLFLKDPYSWPAPCLVIVSNVFVMAALYTERRLSVGTISETTGTFLYLVNLTTLLCFPSATVLTLTSMTPAGGVFALGVYTILFMKLYSYKDVNMWCREIRHTKARTLTRSHSCPSVAQSNGSAVHSHVSYPGNLTHRDMYYFVFAPTLCYELNFPRSPRIRKSFLLRRLFEMLFFIQLLIGLVQQWIVPTIQNSMKPFQDMDFSRMMERMLKLAVPNHLIWLIFFYWFFHSSMNFVAELMQFGDREFYQDWWNSETVTYFWSNWNIPVHKWCLRHFYKPIMRRGVNKWVAQTAVFLVSAFFHEYLVSVPLKMFRLWAFMGMMSQIPLAWFVGRFLRGNHGNAAVWISLIIGQPVAVLMYVHDYYVIHYMSQS comes from the exons ATGGTCGACAGAAACGACAGAGTCCCCATGATGACTGGCAGGACAAGGAGATCAACCATCGGCCCCACGCCAGTGGGGGGCAATTCGAAACAAGCCAATGGCAGCAAGCAGAGCAGCGCAGGGGAAAAAACGCCAAGCCATCCGAGCCACAGCAACGGGAAGGTGAAGAAGGAAAAACAGGAGCACGAGCCGGTCAGGACACCACAGGAGAGGAGTACAATCTGCGAAAGACTCAG CTGCCATGTCCTCCAGGAGTCCCTGCTCAGCTCAGCCAGTGGATACAGTAACTATAGAGGCATCCTCAACTGGTGTGTGGTCATGCTG GTCTTGAGCAACGCACGCCTTTTCCTGGAGAATCTTCTAAA aTATGGGATATTGGTGGATCCCATCCAAGTTGTTTCACTGTTCTTAAAAGACCCATATAGCTGGCCTGCACCATGCCTTGTCATTG TCTCCAACGTGTTCGTAATGGCAGCTTTGTACACGGAGCGGAGGCTATCTGTG GGCACCATCTCAGAGACGACTGGAACATTCCTTTACTTGGTCAATCTGACTACCCTCCTCTGTTTTCCATCAGCCACTGTGCTCACGCTGACCTCCATGACCCCAG CTGGTGGAGTCTTTGCCCTGGGTGTGTACACCATCCTCTTCATGAAGCTGTACTCCTATAAAGATGTTAACATGTGGTGCAGAGAGATTAGACATACCAAAGCCCGCACCCTGACCCGCTCCCATTCAT GTCCATCTGTGGCCCAGTCAAATGGATCAGCTGTACATTCTCATGTGTCCTACCCTGGGAATCTCACACACAGAG ATATGTATTACTTTGTGTTTGCCCCAACACTCTGCTATGAGCTGAACTTCCCCCGGTCACCACGGATACGCAAGAGCTTCCTGTTGAGGAGACTCTTTGAGATG CTTTTCTTCATACAGTTACTGATTGGATTGGTACAACAG TGGATAGTGCCGACGATTCAGAATTCCATGAAACCATTCCAG GATATGGACTTTTCCAGAATGATGGAGCGCATGTTGAAACTGGCT GTTCCCAATCATTTAATCTGGCTCATCTTTTTCTATTGGTTTTTCCACTCTTCCATGAACTTCGTAGCTGAGCTGATGCAGTTTGGAGACAGGGAGTTTTACCAGGACTGGTG GAACTCTGAGACGGTCACTTACTTCTGGTCTAACTGGAACATTCCTGTGCACAAGTGGTGCCTCCG CCACTTTTACAAGCCCATCATGAGGAGGGGAGTGAATAAGTGGGTCGCCCAGACGGCCGTCTTCCTGGTCTCCGCCTTCTTTCACGAG tACTTGGTGAGCGTTCCTCTGAAAATGTTCAGACTGTGGGCGTTTATGGGCATGATGTCTCAG ATCCCACTCGCCTGGTTTGTCGGCCGCTTCCTGAGAGGTAACCATGGCAACGCTGCGGTCTGGATCTCGCTCATCATTGGCCAGCCCGTCGCCGTGCTGATGTACGTCCACGACTATTATGTAATACATTACATGTCACAATCATGA